One window of Streptomyces sp. SUK 48 genomic DNA carries:
- a CDS encoding MFS transporter encodes MSAQTEQLQAADGKATGRLPLGVYLLAFSLFAMGSAEFLLAGVLPDIADDLNISLSEAGALISAFAIGVVLGGPPLAVLTLRWPRRAALVVSQALFAVLVAIGLISDNFAILLVTRFLCGLAYAGFWAVAAVTAISLVTPDRTARASGVVVSGLSVAMVAGGPAGALLSHFTSWQGGFWAVVALTALGAISTVAAVPVTRAAQEPSVRRELRTMKQPQLWVVYAATLLSTAAYMISYNYLAAFLTDITGIRTVWVPAVLVLFGVGAFVGLSIGGRISDGRPHHALLAGAAGILAASVLLALFAHHAVAVVPLVLILGVAGFVLNPAIYGRVFTVAAGAPTLAGATAVSMFQLGISLVPLLAGVALGAGAGLTAIPWLGAGLAVLTVPVVLIDRTMTRGRANAPSAEG; translated from the coding sequence ATGAGCGCCCAGACCGAACAGCTCCAGGCGGCCGACGGCAAGGCCACCGGCCGGCTCCCGCTCGGGGTCTACCTGCTCGCGTTCAGCCTGTTCGCCATGGGCAGCGCCGAGTTCCTGCTCGCCGGTGTGCTCCCCGACATCGCCGACGACCTCAACATCTCGCTGTCCGAGGCGGGCGCGCTGATCTCGGCGTTCGCCATCGGCGTGGTGCTCGGCGGTCCGCCGCTGGCCGTGCTGACCCTGCGCTGGCCGCGCCGTGCCGCCCTGGTGGTCTCCCAGGCCCTCTTCGCCGTCCTGGTGGCGATCGGCCTGATCAGTGACAACTTCGCCATCCTGCTGGTCACCCGCTTCCTGTGCGGCCTCGCCTACGCCGGGTTCTGGGCGGTCGCCGCGGTCACCGCGATCAGCCTGGTCACCCCCGACCGCACCGCCCGCGCCTCGGGCGTGGTGGTCAGCGGGCTCAGCGTGGCGATGGTGGCCGGCGGCCCGGCCGGTGCGCTGCTGAGCCACTTCACCTCCTGGCAGGGCGGCTTCTGGGCGGTCGTCGCCCTCACCGCCCTCGGCGCGATCTCCACGGTCGCCGCCGTGCCCGTCACCCGGGCCGCGCAGGAGCCCAGCGTGCGGCGGGAACTGCGCACCATGAAGCAGCCGCAGCTGTGGGTCGTGTACGCGGCGACCCTGCTGAGCACCGCCGCCTACATGATCTCCTACAACTACCTCGCGGCCTTCCTCACCGACATCACCGGCATCCGTACGGTGTGGGTGCCCGCGGTCCTGGTCCTGTTCGGTGTCGGCGCCTTCGTCGGGCTGTCCATCGGCGGCCGGATCTCCGACGGACGCCCTCATCACGCGCTGCTGGCCGGCGCGGCCGGCATCCTGGCCGCCTCCGTACTGCTCGCGCTGTTCGCCCACCACGCGGTGGCCGTCGTCCCGCTGGTGCTGATCCTGGGCGTCGCGGGATTCGTGCTCAACCCGGCCATCTACGGGCGGGTGTTCACGGTCGCGGCCGGGGCGCCCACCCTCGCCGGCGCCACCGCCGTCTCCATGTTCCAGCTCGGCATCAGCCTGGTGCCCCTCCTCGCCGGCGTGGCACTCGGCGCCGGGGCCGGGCTGACCGCCATCCCCTGGCTCGGCGCCGGTCTGGCCGTCCTCACCGTCCCCGTCGTCCTGATCGACCGCACGATGACCCGGGGCCGTGCGAACGCCCCGTCCGCCGAGGGCTGA